A DNA window from Trichomycterus rosablanca isolate fTriRos1 chromosome 9, fTriRos1.hap1, whole genome shotgun sequence contains the following coding sequences:
- the glrx5 gene encoding glutaredoxin-related protein 5, mitochondrial, with protein sequence MNVFNSVLRPTLRSLRGIHRLNESKVCCGSAGARFLCSSAEELQKNLAEMVKKEKVVVFMKGTPAQPMCGFSNAVVQILRMHGVDQYASYNVLDDQELRQGVKTFSSWPTIPQIFFNGEFVGGCDILLQMHQSGDLVEELEKLGIRSALLDQDQHAK encoded by the exons ATGAACGTGTTTAACTCTGTGTTGAGACCGACATTGCGGTCACTGCGCGGTATTCACAGGTTAAACGAGAGTAAGGTGTGCTGTGGGTCGGCGGGGGCTCGGTTCCTGTGCTCCTCGGCTGAAGAACTTCAGAAGaacctggctgagatggtgaaGAAGGAGAAGGTGGTGGTGTTCATGAAGGGCACTCCTGCTCAGCCCATGTGTGGCTTCAGTAATGCTGTAGTGCAGATCCTCAGGATGCATGGTGTGGATCAGTATGCTTCCTACAACGTGCTGGACGACCAGGAACTTAGACAAG gagtgaAGACCTTCTCGAGCTGGCCCACCATCCCTCAGATCTTCTTTAATGGAGAGTTCGTGGGCGGTTGTGATATTTTACTGCAGATGCACCAGAGTGGAGATCTAGTGGAAGAACTGGAGAAACTGGGAATCAGATCAGCTCTACTGGACCAGGATCAACACgctaaataa